One region of Halomicrobium sp. LC1Hm genomic DNA includes:
- a CDS encoding ATP-binding protein: MSDPELDIVEFLLTTKIYTEQRDLEPDDLPPGYRAAFWTDGEIERPLTPTSSAATTATGIERPWEAVSELMFTDRDEFSGAISFTDREMAEEWYEKRTDAERLQRNPVMAAAFEDRVDGVDYESARQQNRPARADRALIDALLDEAFDEEEEEEGMLDLVEVRAPEEVDMTMDQLVLTPDQEAEIHKIVKAIEHRDYLAQIGLREIGKLLFVGPPGTGKTSVARALAQDLDLPFVEVKLSMITSQYLGETAKNVEKTFEVAKRLSPCILFMDEFDFVAKTRSSDEHAAIKRAVNTLLKSIDEVSLIQDDVLLIGATNHPDQLDAAAWRRFDEIVNFPKPDRGMRSDILRVVTQEMEIVDFEPDELAEITEGLTGSDLRLVLREAVLEALTEERTTLTQQDLRDAVTDFEERDNLKNMDMIEGDHDALVAGGDISGTDEDSEAASDGGHDHHDHDH, from the coding sequence ATGAGTGATCCGGAGCTAGATATCGTCGAGTTCTTGCTGACGACGAAGATCTACACCGAACAGCGTGATCTGGAACCCGACGATCTCCCGCCGGGGTACCGGGCCGCGTTCTGGACCGACGGGGAGATCGAGCGGCCGCTGACGCCGACGAGTAGCGCGGCCACGACCGCCACCGGCATCGAACGACCCTGGGAAGCCGTCTCGGAACTGATGTTTACCGACCGCGACGAGTTCTCCGGCGCGATCTCCTTTACCGACCGGGAGATGGCCGAGGAGTGGTACGAGAAGCGCACCGACGCCGAGCGCCTCCAGCGCAACCCGGTCATGGCCGCGGCCTTCGAGGACCGCGTCGACGGGGTCGACTACGAGAGCGCGCGCCAGCAGAACCGGCCCGCCCGCGCCGACCGGGCGCTGATCGACGCCTTGCTGGACGAGGCCTTCGACGAGGAGGAAGAAGAGGAGGGGATGCTCGACCTCGTCGAGGTCCGGGCACCCGAGGAAGTCGACATGACGATGGACCAGCTCGTCCTCACGCCCGATCAGGAGGCCGAGATCCACAAGATCGTCAAGGCAATCGAGCACCGCGACTACCTGGCCCAGATCGGGCTGCGCGAGATCGGGAAGCTCCTCTTTGTCGGGCCGCCGGGCACGGGCAAGACCAGCGTCGCCCGCGCGCTCGCACAGGATCTGGACCTCCCCTTCGTCGAGGTGAAGCTGTCGATGATCACCTCCCAGTATCTCGGCGAGACGGCAAAGAACGTCGAGAAGACCTTCGAGGTGGCAAAGCGACTCTCGCCGTGTATCCTCTTTATGGACGAGTTCGACTTCGTCGCCAAGACCCGCTCCTCGGACGAGCACGCGGCGATCAAGCGCGCGGTCAACACGCTCCTGAAGTCCATCGACGAGGTCAGCCTCATCCAGGACGACGTGCTCCTGATCGGCGCGACCAACCACCCCGACCAGCTCGACGCCGCGGCCTGGCGGCGCTTCGACGAGATCGTCAACTTCCCCAAGCCCGACCGAGGGATGCGTTCGGACATCCTCCGGGTGGTCACCCAGGAGATGGAGATCGTCGACTTCGAGCCCGACGAGCTGGCCGAGATCACCGAGGGCCTGACCGGCAGTGACCTCCGGCTCGTCCTCCGCGAGGCGGTACTGGAAGCACTGACCGAAGAGCGGACGACGCTCACCCAGCAGGACCTCCGGGACGCCGTCACCGACTTCGAGGAACGGGACAACCTCAAGAACATGGACATGATCGAGGGCGACCACGACGCGCTGGTCGCTGGCGGCGACATCTCGGGGACCGACGAGGACTCCGAAGCGGCGTCTGACGGCGGCCACGACCACCACGATCACGACCACTGA
- a CDS encoding thiolase family protein — MTRTPVVVDAVRTPQGKEDGVYADTRSEDLSVPLINQMLASTGVESAQVDDLVWGCAQQRDEQGNNLARVIALLSDLGESVPGTTVNRWCASSAQAITTAADAIAAGQRECVIAGGVESMSRVKMGENTHNVHPKLAELYNIGELQMGMTAEKVADEYDVARQEQDEYALRSQQRAAEATESGRFDDEIVPIETDDGPVDADEGIRPDTTLEKLGELPTVFKSDGSITPGNASQVSDGAAGLMITSEAFAEEHGLDVLAEVGDHSVAGVDPTVMGIGPVPAVESLCERTGRDPEEYDLVELNEAFASQTLYCQRELGFDDDIFNVNGGAIAIGHPLGASGARLPVTLIHEMNKRDAELGLATECVGFGQGQAIEFRLPQ; from the coding sequence ATGACACGGACACCAGTCGTCGTCGACGCGGTACGGACGCCCCAGGGCAAAGAAGACGGCGTGTACGCCGACACGCGAAGCGAGGACCTCTCGGTCCCGCTGATCAACCAGATGCTCGCGAGCACGGGCGTCGAGTCCGCGCAGGTCGACGACCTCGTGTGGGGCTGTGCCCAGCAGCGCGACGAACAGGGCAACAACCTCGCACGCGTGATCGCGCTGCTCTCGGACCTCGGCGAGTCGGTGCCGGGGACGACGGTCAACCGCTGGTGTGCCTCCTCGGCACAGGCGATCACGACCGCCGCAGACGCCATCGCCGCCGGACAGCGCGAGTGTGTGATCGCCGGGGGCGTCGAGTCGATGTCCCGGGTGAAGATGGGCGAGAACACGCACAACGTCCACCCGAAGCTCGCCGAGCTGTACAACATCGGCGAGCTACAGATGGGGATGACCGCCGAGAAGGTCGCCGACGAGTACGACGTCGCCCGCCAGGAACAGGACGAGTACGCCCTGCGGAGCCAGCAACGCGCCGCCGAGGCAACCGAGTCCGGTCGGTTCGACGACGAGATCGTCCCGATCGAGACCGACGACGGCCCCGTCGACGCCGACGAGGGCATTCGCCCCGACACCACGCTGGAGAAGCTGGGCGAACTCCCGACCGTCTTCAAGTCCGACGGCTCCATCACGCCCGGCAACGCCTCGCAGGTCTCGGACGGCGCTGCCGGCCTCATGATCACTTCGGAGGCCTTCGCCGAGGAACACGGGCTCGACGTGCTGGCGGAAGTCGGCGACCACTCGGTGGCCGGCGTCGACCCGACGGTCATGGGCATCGGTCCGGTCCCGGCCGTCGAGTCGCTGTGTGAGCGGACCGGTCGCGACCCCGAGGAGTACGACCTCGTGGAACTCAACGAGGCCTTCGCCAGCCAGACGCTGTACTGCCAGCGCGAACTGGGCTTCGACGACGATATCTTCAACGTCAACGGCGGGGCCATCGCGATCGGCCACCCGCTGGGAGCCAGCGGCGCGCGCCTGCCCGTGACGCTGATCCACGAGATGAACAAACGCGACGCCGAACTCGGACTGGCGACCGAGTGTGTCGGCTTCGGGCAGGGCCAGGCCATCGAATTCCGCCTCCCCCAGTAA
- a CDS encoding PaaI family thioesterase: MEIGAMFEQIPFAAELGIEFDEVADGHAEGRLPLREEHSSNPGGQIAHGGVTFSLADTVGGAAVVSKSESVSPTIDMRIDYLAPATADLRAVADVVRSGASVATVDIEVYDADDHHVASARGVYKTGGQGEATPWTDGTDVEPANGDGGQRSEE; the protein is encoded by the coding sequence ATGGAAATCGGAGCGATGTTCGAACAGATCCCGTTCGCCGCGGAGCTGGGTATCGAATTCGACGAGGTGGCGGACGGCCACGCCGAGGGCCGCCTGCCGCTGCGCGAAGAGCACTCCTCGAACCCCGGCGGACAGATCGCCCACGGCGGCGTCACGTTCTCGCTGGCCGACACCGTCGGCGGCGCGGCCGTCGTCTCGAAGTCCGAGTCCGTCTCGCCGACGATCGACATGCGGATCGACTATCTCGCGCCAGCGACCGCAGACTTGCGGGCTGTCGCCGACGTGGTCCGGTCGGGAGCGAGCGTGGCGACCGTCGACATTGAGGTGTACGACGCCGACGACCACCACGTGGCCAGCGCTCGCGGCGTCTACAAGACCGGCGGACAGGGCGAGGCGACCCCCTGGACCGACGGCACCGACGTTGAGCCCGCCAACGGCGACGGAGGACAGCGATCCGAGGAGTGA
- a CDS encoding helix-turn-helix domain-containing protein, producing MSLLPSSRSETESSQDGSLQLLDVDDEEADAVFDALSSQTTRTVLAEIHRTPGTPAELAERADTTIQNVMYHIEKLEAVELVRVTETRYSARGKEMAVYGPCENPAVVFLGTDDRKQGLIAKLKRFLGGFLVFGLLYALFETATELVRGIEQSAVSGASNPKTILVPATGAVTTLIVTYVSADGQRTVSFDPRRLSDLNTMQRRTLLASCILLVGVCTTPVALAYSPAVSDDYFHHAPSASISATPADAGVPDLPNQTVNLVVTGDNDALEAPLTERLSAALRDRGATVRHRDEVGDVSGSLLVVRFETTTFDAGGLTRDANVTTQFAYVESGDGAAAERIVASKQRSFRGGADFPSNTTGQAAGGAFVFERAGGTGSPLTTIKRTNSSAEAFTDETAALVGDRTVSYAFGQDIWN from the coding sequence ATGTCGCTGTTGCCCTCCTCGCGCTCGGAGACCGAGTCGTCCCAGGACGGATCGCTGCAGTTGCTCGACGTCGACGACGAGGAAGCCGACGCGGTCTTCGACGCGCTCTCCTCGCAGACGACGCGGACGGTGCTCGCAGAGATCCACCGCACGCCGGGCACCCCTGCGGAACTCGCAGAGCGAGCGGACACGACGATCCAGAACGTCATGTATCACATCGAGAAGCTCGAAGCGGTGGAGCTCGTCCGGGTCACCGAGACTCGGTACTCCGCCCGGGGCAAAGAGATGGCAGTGTACGGCCCGTGTGAGAACCCGGCCGTCGTGTTCCTCGGCACCGACGACCGCAAACAGGGTCTCATCGCGAAGCTCAAACGATTCCTCGGTGGCTTCCTCGTCTTCGGGCTCCTGTACGCACTGTTCGAGACAGCGACGGAACTGGTCCGCGGGATCGAGCAGTCGGCTGTCTCGGGGGCCTCGAACCCGAAGACGATACTCGTTCCGGCGACGGGGGCCGTCACGACCCTCATCGTGACGTACGTCTCCGCCGACGGCCAACGCACCGTCTCGTTCGACCCCCGCCGGCTCTCTGACCTCAACACGATGCAACGACGAACACTCCTCGCGTCGTGCATACTCCTCGTCGGCGTGTGCACGACACCGGTCGCCCTGGCGTACAGCCCTGCCGTTTCGGACGACTACTTCCACCACGCGCCGTCGGCGTCGATCTCCGCGACGCCGGCCGACGCCGGTGTCCCGGACCTCCCGAACCAGACCGTCAACCTCGTCGTCACCGGCGACAACGACGCGCTGGAAGCCCCACTCACCGAGCGACTCTCCGCGGCGCTCCGCGATCGGGGTGCCACTGTTCGACACCGCGACGAGGTCGGAGACGTCTCCGGCAGCCTCCTGGTCGTGCGCTTCGAGACGACGACGTTCGATGCCGGCGGTCTCACGCGGGACGCCAACGTCACGACGCAGTTCGCCTACGTCGAATCGGGCGACGGGGCAGCGGCCGAACGGATCGTCGCCAGCAAGCAGCGCTCGTTCCGTGGTGGGGCCGACTTCCCGTCGAACACGACCGGACAGGCCGCTGGCGGTGCGTTCGTCTTCGAACGGGCCGGCGGCACGGGGTCGCCGCTGACCACGATCAAGCGCACGAACAGTAGCGCCGAGGCGTTCACCGACGAGACCGCCGCGCTCGTCGGCGACCGAACCGTGTCATACGCGTTCGGACAGGACATCTGGAACTGA
- a CDS encoding cation:proton antiporter, whose protein sequence is MAATELILLVAGITAIGVLAQLLADRLQIPTIIFYIGAGLLLGPISGYLSGHLPFLGGRIIDPASFGDALPAIVGLSVAIIVFEGAFHLRVGRIREAPAAALRVVTVGALIALLGTAAAVHFALGASWALSLTIGALLTATGPTVVTPILDIVPVRDRVAATLETEGIVNDVSAAILAVVFFEIVNPADSFEGLLQGFAGRLGIGLFFGVVVAGVLYYLVRYVDLAPGDAPRNARLLVLAGALVAYASANSLASEAGVAAVATAGFLLGNADIPYEEDIEDFKGDITLIVLSFVFITLAALLEFSTLQTVGLAGVAVVVIIALVLRPLLIFISTVGDRFTLQERTFMSLVGPRGIIPASVATLFAVQLRSEGLPEEASLLLGVVFLAILLTAIFEGGLARYIAEYLDVIPMRVIIVGGGKVGRSLAERLEDRGENIVIIEKNQAVVESARNAGYTVEYGDGADTDTLRGAGADNAKIVAAATGDDDVNLLVSQLASSKFDVENVIARANNPDNVEAFEDLGVRTISSSMATAWAMDNQIERPAIANWMTDIGHEGDVQEVEVCGGKFVGKPINEVGSLLPEACLIALVTRDGETKVPTADFVIEKGDMITLLGRRESVREGMQMVDSKTA, encoded by the coding sequence ATGGCGGCTACTGAACTGATACTCCTCGTCGCAGGGATCACTGCGATCGGCGTCCTCGCTCAGTTGCTCGCCGACCGACTCCAGATCCCGACTATCATCTTCTACATCGGTGCCGGGCTCTTGCTCGGACCGATCTCGGGGTATCTCTCCGGCCACCTCCCGTTCCTCGGTGGTCGGATCATCGACCCGGCGTCGTTCGGCGACGCGCTGCCGGCGATCGTCGGTCTCTCGGTCGCGATCATCGTCTTCGAGGGGGCGTTTCACCTCAGGGTCGGCCGCATCCGCGAAGCCCCGGCAGCGGCGCTGCGCGTCGTCACGGTCGGTGCGCTCATCGCGCTGCTGGGAACCGCTGCCGCGGTCCACTTCGCACTGGGTGCCTCCTGGGCGCTGTCGCTGACTATCGGCGCACTGTTGACCGCCACCGGCCCGACCGTCGTCACGCCGATCCTCGACATCGTGCCGGTGCGCGACCGGGTCGCGGCCACCCTGGAGACCGAGGGGATCGTCAACGACGTGAGTGCCGCCATTCTGGCCGTCGTCTTCTTCGAGATCGTCAACCCCGCAGACAGCTTCGAGGGACTCCTGCAAGGGTTCGCGGGACGACTCGGGATCGGCCTCTTTTTCGGGGTCGTCGTCGCCGGTGTGCTGTACTACCTCGTCCGGTACGTGGATCTCGCGCCCGGCGACGCACCGCGCAACGCCCGACTGCTCGTCCTCGCGGGGGCGCTGGTCGCCTACGCCTCGGCGAACTCACTCGCCAGCGAGGCCGGCGTCGCCGCCGTCGCGACGGCCGGCTTCCTGCTTGGCAACGCCGACATCCCCTACGAGGAAGACATCGAGGACTTCAAGGGCGACATCACGCTCATCGTCCTCTCGTTCGTCTTCATCACGCTCGCGGCCCTGCTCGAATTTTCCACGCTCCAGACGGTCGGTCTCGCGGGCGTCGCCGTCGTCGTGATCATCGCGCTCGTCTTGCGCCCGCTCCTGATCTTCATCTCGACCGTCGGCGACCGCTTCACGCTACAGGAGCGGACGTTCATGAGTCTCGTCGGTCCCCGCGGGATCATTCCCGCGTCGGTCGCGACGCTGTTTGCCGTGCAACTCCGATCCGAAGGGCTCCCAGAGGAGGCCAGTCTCCTGCTGGGGGTCGTCTTCCTCGCGATCCTGCTGACGGCCATCTTCGAAGGTGGCCTCGCGCGCTACATCGCAGAATACCTGGACGTGATACCAATGCGAGTCATCATCGTCGGAGGCGGTAAGGTGGGCCGGTCGCTCGCCGAACGCCTCGAAGACCGCGGCGAGAACATCGTCATCATCGAGAAGAATCAAGCAGTCGTCGAATCGGCGCGAAACGCCGGCTACACCGTCGAGTACGGCGACGGAGCCGACACCGACACGTTACGCGGTGCCGGGGCCGACAACGCCAAGATCGTCGCCGCCGCCACCGGTGACGACGACGTGAACCTGCTCGTGTCACAGCTGGCGTCCTCGAAGTTCGACGTGGAGAACGTCATCGCACGGGCCAACAACCCCGACAACGTCGAGGCGTTCGAGGATCTGGGCGTTCGGACCATCTCCTCGTCGATGGCGACGGCCTGGGCGATGGACAACCAGATCGAACGCCCGGCGATCGCCAACTGGATGACCGACATCGGCCACGAGGGCGACGTCCAGGAAGTCGAGGTCTGTGGCGGGAAGTTCGTCGGGAAACCGATCAACGAGGTCGGCTCCCTGCTGCCCGAGGCCTGCCTGATAGCGCTGGTCACCCGCGACGGCGAGACGAAGGTGCCCACGGCCGACTTCGTCATCGAGAAAGGCGACATGATCACGCTGCTGGGCCGTCGCGAATCCGTTCGTGAGGGGATGCAGATGGTCGATTCGAAGACCGCTTGA
- a CDS encoding MBL fold metallo-hydrolase: MAIGDVVRARAVHDDCWYVDTGMYDVEEYGSVYLVDGDRPALVDTGLGTNVERVLDLLDAADLAPEALDVIALTHVHLDHAGGVGPLVEACPNATVFVHESGARHLVDPARLWAGTKQAVGDQIEYYTEPTPVPESRIETLTDGDAIDLGDHRLRARHAPGHAPHQVVFDAPELDAVFTADAAGIYTPSTDEVHVTSPPPNFDLDGALDDVAMLADLDRTWLCYAHYGPARTADRLDEYAATLETWVEAVETARADADDEAVVDHFVETVETPAVWSDHKARAEVAMNVRGVLTYLDRRGEDA; this comes from the coding sequence ATGGCAATCGGCGACGTGGTTCGAGCACGAGCGGTCCACGACGACTGCTGGTACGTCGACACCGGCATGTACGATGTCGAGGAGTACGGCTCCGTCTACCTCGTCGACGGCGACCGGCCGGCGCTGGTGGATACGGGTCTGGGAACCAACGTCGAGCGCGTCCTCGATCTCCTCGACGCGGCCGACCTCGCTCCCGAGGCGCTCGACGTGATCGCGCTCACGCACGTCCACCTCGATCACGCTGGCGGCGTGGGCCCCCTCGTCGAGGCGTGCCCGAACGCGACCGTGTTCGTCCACGAGTCGGGAGCGCGCCACCTCGTCGATCCCGCTCGCCTCTGGGCCGGCACGAAACAGGCCGTCGGCGACCAGATCGAGTACTACACCGAGCCGACGCCGGTCCCCGAGTCGCGCATCGAGACACTGACCGACGGCGACGCGATCGACCTCGGCGACCACCGTCTCCGCGCCCGTCACGCGCCCGGCCACGCACCCCATCAGGTCGTCTTCGACGCGCCCGAACTGGACGCCGTCTTCACCGCCGACGCGGCCGGTATCTACACGCCCTCGACCGACGAGGTCCACGTGACGAGCCCGCCGCCGAACTTCGATCTCGACGGTGCCCTCGACGACGTGGCGATGCTCGCCGACCTCGATCGGACGTGGCTCTGCTACGCACACTACGGCCCGGCCCGGACCGCCGACCGCCTCGACGAGTACGCCGCGACCCTCGAAACGTGGGTCGAGGCCGTCGAGACCGCACGCGCTGACGCCGACGACGAGGCGGTCGTCGACCACTTCGTCGAGACCGTCGAGACGCCCGCCGTCTGGAGCGACCACAAAGCGCGGGCAGAGGTCGCGATGAACGTCCGTGGCGTCCTGACGTATCTGGACCGCCGCGGTGAGGACGCGTAA
- the katG gene encoding catalase/peroxidase HPI, which produces MADNSPTSGTELSTSGSTAWPERTSNDEWWPERLSLEILDQNVRDADPLGEEFDYAEEFQKLDLEAVKADIEDVLTDSKDWWPADYGHYGPFMIRMAWHSAGTYRAYDGRGGAAGGRQRFAPINSWPDNANLDKARRLLWPVKQKYGKRLSWSDLIVLAGNVAIESMGFKTFGFGGGREDAFDTDKAVNWGPEEEMETNERFEEPGEIQEGLGASVMGLIYVNPEGPDGNPDPEASAKNIRQTFSRMAMTDKQTAALIAGGHTFGKVHGEGDPDENLGPEPEAAPIEQMGLGWQHEGATKGAMITSGIEGPWTQDPTWWDMGYVDNLLDYEWEPERGPGGAWQWTPKDEELKNAAQDATDEDERVTPMMLTTDIALKRDPDYREIMEEFQESPMAFGMAFAKAWYKLTHRDMGPPERLLGPEVPDETMIWQDPIPEVDHELIGDAEIAELKGEILDSDLSTAQLVKTAWASASTYRDSDKRGGANGARLRLEPQRSWAVNQPEELETILETYEEIQTEFNEGRSDDVRVSLADLIVLGGNAAVEEAAAAAGYEVDVPFEPGRTDATAEQTDADSFEALKPKVDGFRNYIQDGLEQPAETLLVDKADLLNLGPDEMTALVGGMRTLGATYDGSDLGVFTDEPGTLDNDFFANLLSMDTEWEAASEGTQIYEGYDRDTGEHKWTGTRADLIFGSQSRLRAISEVYAADDGEEQLVEDFVDAWTKVMRADRFDLE; this is translated from the coding sequence ATGGCAGACAACAGTCCGACATCCGGAACAGAACTGAGTACGAGCGGATCGACCGCCTGGCCCGAGCGAACGTCGAACGACGAGTGGTGGCCCGAGCGGCTGAGCCTGGAGATTCTCGACCAGAACGTCCGCGACGCGGACCCGCTGGGCGAAGAGTTCGACTACGCCGAGGAGTTCCAGAAGCTCGACCTCGAAGCAGTGAAAGCGGACATCGAAGACGTACTCACGGACTCGAAAGACTGGTGGCCGGCCGACTACGGCCACTACGGACCGTTCATGATTCGGATGGCCTGGCACAGCGCCGGGACCTATCGCGCCTACGACGGCCGCGGCGGCGCTGCCGGTGGCCGCCAGCGGTTCGCCCCGATCAACAGCTGGCCCGACAACGCAAACCTCGACAAGGCCCGACGCCTGCTGTGGCCCGTCAAGCAGAAGTACGGCAAGCGCCTCTCGTGGTCCGACCTGATCGTCCTGGCGGGCAACGTCGCCATCGAGTCGATGGGCTTCAAGACCTTCGGCTTCGGCGGCGGCCGCGAGGACGCCTTCGACACCGACAAGGCGGTCAACTGGGGTCCCGAGGAGGAGATGGAGACCAACGAACGCTTCGAGGAGCCAGGCGAGATTCAGGAGGGACTCGGTGCCTCCGTCATGGGGCTCATCTACGTGAATCCGGAAGGTCCCGACGGCAACCCCGACCCCGAGGCGTCGGCCAAGAACATCCGCCAGACGTTCTCGCGGATGGCGATGACCGACAAGCAGACCGCGGCACTCATCGCCGGTGGCCACACGTTCGGGAAGGTCCACGGCGAGGGCGATCCGGACGAGAACCTCGGTCCCGAGCCCGAGGCCGCCCCGATCGAGCAGATGGGGCTCGGCTGGCAGCACGAGGGGGCAACGAAGGGCGCGATGATCACCAGCGGGATCGAGGGCCCCTGGACGCAGGACCCGACCTGGTGGGACATGGGCTACGTCGACAACCTGCTGGACTACGAGTGGGAACCGGAGCGCGGTCCCGGCGGAGCCTGGCAGTGGACGCCCAAAGACGAGGAGCTGAAAAACGCCGCGCAGGACGCGACGGACGAAGACGAGCGCGTCACGCCGATGATGCTCACGACCGACATCGCGCTCAAGCGCGACCCCGACTACCGGGAGATCATGGAGGAGTTCCAGGAGAGCCCCATGGCGTTCGGGATGGCCTTCGCGAAGGCCTGGTACAAGCTGACCCACCGTGACATGGGCCCGCCCGAGCGGCTCCTCGGTCCGGAAGTGCCCGACGAGACGATGATCTGGCAGGACCCGATCCCGGAGGTCGATCACGAGCTGATCGGGGACGCCGAGATCGCCGAGCTCAAAGGAGAGATCCTCGACTCGGACCTCTCGACCGCACAGCTGGTCAAGACCGCCTGGGCGTCGGCCTCGACCTACCGCGACAGCGACAAGCGCGGCGGCGCGAACGGTGCCCGACTCCGTCTCGAACCCCAGCGTAGCTGGGCGGTCAACCAGCCCGAGGAACTCGAAACGATCCTCGAAACCTACGAGGAGATCCAGACCGAGTTCAACGAGGGTCGATCCGACGACGTGCGCGTCTCGCTGGCCGACCTGATCGTCCTCGGTGGCAACGCGGCCGTCGAGGAAGCCGCGGCCGCGGCCGGCTACGAGGTCGACGTGCCGTTCGAGCCCGGCCGGACCGACGCCACCGCCGAACAGACTGACGCCGACTCCTTCGAGGCGCTGAAGCCGAAGGTCGACGGCTTCCGCAACTACATTCAGGACGGCCTCGAACAGCCGGCCGAGACGCTGCTGGTCGACAAGGCGGATCTCCTGAACCTGGGTCCCGACGAGATGACCGCGCTCGTCGGCGGCATGCGCACGCTCGGCGCGACCTACGACGGCTCCGATCTGGGCGTCTTCACCGACGAACCGGGGACGCTGGACAACGACTTCTTCGCGAACCTGCTCAGCATGGACACCGAGTGGGAAGCAGCCAGCGAGGGCACCCAGATCTACGAGGGGTACGACCGCGACACGGGCGAGCACAAGTGGACGGGCACCCGCGCCGACCTGATCTTCGGGTCCCAGTCCCGGCTCCGGGCGATCTCGGAAGTGTACGCGGCCGACGACGGCGAGGAACAGCTCGTCGAGGACTTCGTCGACGCGTGGACGAAGGTCATGCGGGCCGACCGCTTCGACCTCGAATAG
- a CDS encoding alpha/beta fold hydrolase, which yields MTEPETVVVGDGRRLAYEEYGRADGRPVVCLHGNPGSRLLWSLFDETAQHHDARLIAPDRPGFGASDFRPDRDLLDWADDVRTLAKMLDLDTLSVVGFSAGGPHAAACAHELDRVERAVLVSSPGPPETRQYATASNRRLTAATRSVPGLSRGLFGLTGWLARHWLGRFRETIESGASAPDRELFAAPDGTVVVADAAEAFAQGGRGPAHEFPMLGEPWGFDPADCARQLSLWHGRQDERVPLRVAQAVASRLPDTDVTVVDAGHYSTLVEQFESILLDAVE from the coding sequence ATGACCGAGCCGGAGACGGTCGTCGTCGGCGACGGGCGGCGACTGGCCTACGAGGAGTACGGCCGCGCCGACGGGCGGCCGGTGGTGTGTCTCCACGGCAACCCTGGTTCCCGGCTGCTGTGGTCGCTGTTCGACGAGACGGCCCAGCACCACGACGCCCGCCTGATCGCGCCGGATCGGCCGGGGTTCGGCGCGTCCGACTTCCGGCCCGACCGGGACCTGCTGGACTGGGCCGACGACGTGCGGACGCTGGCCAAGATGCTCGATCTCGACACCCTCTCCGTCGTCGGCTTCTCGGCTGGCGGACCCCACGCCGCGGCCTGCGCCCACGAACTCGACCGCGTCGAGCGGGCCGTCCTCGTCAGCAGTCCCGGCCCGCCGGAGACCCGGCAGTACGCCACGGCGTCGAACCGTCGGCTGACGGCCGCCACCCGGTCGGTGCCGGGGCTCTCGCGGGGGCTGTTCGGGCTGACGGGCTGGCTGGCCCGCCACTGGCTCGGGCGGTTTCGCGAGACCATCGAGAGCGGCGCGTCCGCCCCCGACCGCGAGCTGTTTGCCGCCCCCGACGGCACCGTCGTCGTCGCCGACGCCGCCGAGGCGTTCGCTCAGGGCGGGCGCGGGCCGGCCCACGAGTTCCCGATGCTGGGCGAGCCCTGGGGATTCGACCCCGCCGACTGCGCCCGGCAGCTGTCGCTGTGGCACGGCCGCCAGGACGAACGAGTCCCGCTCCGGGTCGCGCAGGCCGTCGCCAGCCGACTGCCCGACACCGACGTGACCGTCGTCGACGCGGGCCACTACTCGACGCTGGTCGAGCAGTTCGAGTCGATCTTACTGGACGCGGTCGAGTGA